GGATTGGCGAGGTCGAGAAGCGCCATGATCGGGCTGGTTTAATCGCGCCCGCGCCCGGGCGCAATGCGACGGATCAACCGGGGCCTGCGGTTCCCGCGGCGGATGGGCGCAAAACCAACGGCCCGGGCAAGGCCCGGGCCGCCATGCCAGCCGGAACGGAGCGTCAGAAGCGGAAATTCACGCCGGTGCGGATCTGGTGGCCGGTGAAGCCGACGCGCGGCTGCTCCCAGAGGTCGCCATAATTGCCGTGGCCGAGGCTGATGTAGCGGTATTCCAGCATGGCGGTCCAGTTGCGGCTGAAGGCATATTCGCCGCCGACGCCCGCAGTCCAGCCCGACAGCATGCGCGTCTGCGTCATCGGGCGCAGGCTCGCATCGGTCACGCGGACATTGCCGAAGGCGTAGCCGCCGGTGGCATAGACCATGAAATTGCTCTGCACGACGTAGCCGAAGCGCGCGCGCAGCGATCCGTTCCAGTTCATGCTGGCGCGGATGTCGGTCGGCAGCGTGTCGTTATAGGTGCGCTTCAGGCTGCTGTAGTTGATGTCGCCGGCCACGCCCAGCACGAACCGGTCCATCTGGAAATCGTAGCCGCCCTGCAGGCCGCCGGTGAAGCCGGACGCCCCGCCGAGCTCATACTTGGCGGTATTGCTGAAACGCGACGCGAAGTTCAGGCCGATATTGCCGCCGAGATAGAAGCCGGACCAGACGCCGGCCGGCACTGCCGGCATGAAGCCCGGCTCGGCATAGGGCCCGCGGCCCGAAAAGTCCGCGGCCAGCGCGGGACCGGCGAAAAGCGCCGAGGCCGCCGCAGCCCAGATGATCTTTTTCATGTCCCAACTCCTCTCCGGCGGTGCCGCGGAACAGGCTCCGTCGCGGGTCGCGCCCGGATGCGAATGCGATGAACAAGCCATAACCACATTCGCTCAAATTTTCTCGTTCTCAGTAGTATCATCGTGAATAGATTATTACCGCCCCTGTCTATGATAGCGCACCTCAGCAAATCGCGGCTTGCGATGCGAGGATATGCCCGCGGCGGAACACGCAATGTTCATGCAATAATCGGAAATATGAAATTACTATTCTGATACTTCCTGTGAAAATACGCGAAAAATTCAGTAAAGCGACAGCAAAAACGACAATGATCGTGTCAGAATGGTGACGAAGCAAGCGCTGCCGGATGTTCAAGCAAGACGAGCGCGAATCCATGCGCCCTTCCGTGCCGGCAGCGCCGGCGATATGCCGCGCGGCTGCGCGTGACGGTCCGCGAAACGACTGGAACCGGTGGCGGAAATGCACGCCGGCGCCTATGTCGACAGACTGATCTTCACGCAATGTGCCGGGACGTCATGGCCGAAGTCGAAACTGCATTGGTCACCGGTGGCGCGCGCCGGATCGGCGCGGCGATCACCGAGGCGCTGGCCCGCGCCGGCTTCGCCGTGGTCATTCACGCCCATCGCTCGGCCGAGGCGGCTCAGGCGCTGGCCGCGCGCATCGCCGATGCCGGCGGCCGGGCCGCCGTGGTATCGGCCGATCTCGCCGAGCCCGCCGATGTCGACGGCCTCATCGCGGCGGCCGCTCGGCCCTTCGGCCGCCTGAGCCTGCTCGTCAACAATGCCAGCGAATTCGAGGAGGACCATCTCGGCAACCTGACACGCGAGCGCTGGAACCGGCAGTTCCGCGTCAACCTGCAGACCCCGTCCTTTCTCGCCCAGGATTTTGCCGTCCAGGCGCCGGACGGCGCGGCGATCGTCAACATCGTCGACCAGCGCGTCTTCAAACCGACGCCGCAATTCTACTCCTATACGCTGACCAAGATCGCGCTGGAGGCGGCGACCCGCACCATGGCGCAGGCGCTGGCGCCGAGGATCCGCGTCAATGCGGTGGCGCCGGGGCCGACCGCCGCCAATGTCCGGCAGGATCCCGCCGATTTCGGCCGTCAGGCCGAGGCGACCCTGCTCGGCGCGCCCGTCGCCCCGGAGGCGATCGCCGAGGCCGTGGTCCACCTCGCCCGGGCTCGCGCCACGACCGGCATCACCATGGCGGTCGACAGCGGCCAGCATCTGGCCTGGAAGACGGCTGATGTCTGGGGCATCAAGGAATAGACTTGCCGCGCGCCTGATTCCCGCGCCGGCGCCAGCGGTCGCTCCGCCGGCCGACAGGACCGAACCGAACAGACATCCGCCATGACCGCCCGTCCCGGCCCCGCCAATCTCGAACCCGACCTGACCGATCTCGACCTGCCCGAAGCGGACGAGGCGGAGGACGTCGTTCTGGATCTCGCGGCGGAGGAGGACGCCGGCCCGGCCGCCGGGCCGCTCGCAGCCGGCATCGACGTGATCAAGGCCGCCGTGCGCCACGCGCCGAAGGGGCCCGGCGTCTATCGCATGATCGATGCTGGCGGCGAGGTGCTTTATGTCGGCAAGGCAAAGTCGATTACCAAGCGCATCGTGTCCTATACGCGCCCCGTCGGCCTCGTCACCCGCATCGCCCGCATGGTGGCGGCGACCGCCGCCATGGAATTCGTCTCGACCAAGACCGAGACCGAGGCGCTGCTGCTCGAAGCCAACCTGATCAAGCAGCTGCGCCCCCGCTTCAACGTGCTGCTCAGGGACGACAAGTCCTTCCCCTATATCCTCATCACCGCCGATCACGCCGCACCGCGCATCGCCAAGCATCGCGGCGCCCGCTCGATCAAAGGCGACTATTTCGGCCCCTTCGCCTCGGCCCAGGCGGTCGGCCGCACCATCAATGCGCTCGAGCGCGCCTTCCTCATCCGCTCCTGCGCCGATCCGGTGTTCGAAAGCCGCACCCGGCCCTGCCTCCTGTTCCAGATCAAGCGCTGCGCGGGTCCCTGCACCGGCGAGATCGCCCAGGCGGACTACGATGCTCTCGTCGGCGAGGCCAAGCTGTTCCTGTCCGGCCGCAGCCAGGCGGTCAGGGAGGTGCTGGCGCGCCAGATGGAGCAGGCCTCCATCGACCTCGAATTCGAGCGTGCGGCCGTCTATCGCGACCGCCTCGCCGCGCTGTCGGCGGTTCAGGCGACCCAGGGCATCAATCCGCGCGGCGTCGAGGAGGCCGACGTCTTCGCCGTCACCCAGCAGGGCGGCCAGACCTGCATCCAGGTGTTCTTCTTCCGCACCGGCCAGAACTGGGGCAACCGCGCCTATTATCCGCGCGCCGACCGCTCGATCGAGCTGGCCGAGGTGCTCGGCTCGTTCGTCGCCCAGTTCTACGACGACAAGCCGCCGCCCTCCCTCGTGCTCACCTCGCATGACGTCGAGGACCGCGAGCTGCTCGCCGAGGCGCTGTCGACGCGGGCCGGCCGGCGCGTCGAAGTGGCCGTGCCCAAGCGCGGCGAGAAGAAGGATCTCGTCGATCACGCGCTGCAGAACGCCCGCGAGGCGCTCGGCCGCAAGCTCGCCGAGAGCGCCTCGCAGATGAAGCTGCTGGAAGGTCTCGCCGCGGCCTTCGGGCTCGCCACGGTCCCCCGCCGCATCGAGGTCTACGACAATTCGCACATCATGGGCACCAATGCGGTCGGCGCCATGATCGTCGCCGGCCCGGAAGGCTTCCGCCGCAAGGACTACCGTACCTTCAACATCAAGTCCGACATCGCCCCGGGCGATGATTTCGGCATGATGCGCGAGGTGCTGGAGCGCCGGTTCAAGCGGCTCCTGAAGGACGCGGCCGAGCCCGCGGCCGCGCCCAGGGAGCCCGACGAGGACGGCTCGGCCTGGCCGGATCTGGTCGTCATCGACGGCGGCCCGGGCCAGCTCGCGGCCGCCCAGAAGATCCTGACCGAGCTCGGCATCGATACGGTGCCGCTGGTCGGCATCGCCAAGGGCCGCGACCGCGAGGCCGGCCGCGAGACCTTCCACATGGCCGGCCGCGAGCCGTTCCGGCTCGAACCGCGCGATCCCGTGCTCTATTTCATCCAGCGCCTGCGCGACGAGGCGCACCGTTTCGCCATCGGCACCCATCGCGGCCGGCGCAAGAAGGACATCAAGGAGGCCGGGCTTGCTGAAATCGCCGGTGTCGGCCCCTCGCGCAAGCGCGCCCTGCTCAACCATTTCGGCACGCTGAAGGC
This portion of the bacterium YEK0313 genome encodes:
- the ydaD_1 gene encoding General stress protein 39, coding for MAEVETALVTGGARRIGAAITEALARAGFAVVIHAHRSAEAAQALAARIADAGGRAAVVSADLAEPADVDGLIAAAARPFGRLSLLVNNASEFEEDHLGNLTRERWNRQFRVNLQTPSFLAQDFAVQAPDGAAIVNIVDQRVFKPTPQFYSYTLTKIALEAATRTMAQALAPRIRVNAVAPGPTAANVRQDPADFGRQAEATLLGAPVAPEAIAEAVVHLARARATTGITMAVDSGQHLAWKTADVWGIKE
- the uvrC gene encoding UvrABC system protein C, which translates into the protein MTARPGPANLEPDLTDLDLPEADEAEDVVLDLAAEEDAGPAAGPLAAGIDVIKAAVRHAPKGPGVYRMIDAGGEVLYVGKAKSITKRIVSYTRPVGLVTRIARMVAATAAMEFVSTKTETEALLLEANLIKQLRPRFNVLLRDDKSFPYILITADHAAPRIAKHRGARSIKGDYFGPFASAQAVGRTINALERAFLIRSCADPVFESRTRPCLLFQIKRCAGPCTGEIAQADYDALVGEAKLFLSGRSQAVREVLARQMEQASIDLEFERAAVYRDRLAALSAVQATQGINPRGVEEADVFAVTQQGGQTCIQVFFFRTGQNWGNRAYYPRADRSIELAEVLGSFVAQFYDDKPPPSLVLTSHDVEDRELLAEALSTRAGRRVEVAVPKRGEKKDLVDHALQNAREALGRKLAESASQMKLLEGLAAAFGLATVPRRIEVYDNSHIMGTNAVGAMIVAGPEGFRRKDYRTFNIKSDIAPGDDFGMMREVLERRFKRLLKDAAEPAAAPREPDEDGSAWPDLVVIDGGPGQLAAAQKILTELGIDTVPLVGIAKGRDREAGRETFHMAGREPFRLEPRDPVLYFIQRLRDEAHRFAIGTHRGRRKKDIKEAGLAEIAGVGPSRKRALLNHFGTLKAIERARLEDLQRAPGINAGTAKAVYDYFHPAG